The Papaver somniferum cultivar HN1 chromosome 3, ASM357369v1, whole genome shotgun sequence genome includes a region encoding these proteins:
- the LOC113357273 gene encoding DUF724 domain-containing protein 3-like, with protein MNPISSLLSQHKNLTRKKLAKLIKISLSSSPSPSLLMASLNYQRSNSNSSRALARISVSSPNHSPTQSTSTSTSAPSPDVSKQQQQQQQPQPPAVVAVNHRSSSLSPDLRSLYQQVFTSFPQNPHFNPLSNFTEETKEGLKLGLDVSFVNFVKKFHIPVEEPSVFLAEVETYTKQLAEFENMGYDVTKLKERLNLLRRRAEQHKALKFAIDELQEEEREKEAKVEAQEFRLKEIEEENKRITKALQLQKIEIENVNMKKRKIMEDSSRNINEFKRFASNSPWS; from the coding sequence ATGAATCCCATCTCATCTCTTCTCTCCCAACATAAAAACTTGACCAGAAAAAAACTCGCAAAACTAATCAAGATCTCCCTCTCATCGTCTCCATCTCCATCACTGCTAATGGCTTCATTAAATTACCAGAGATCAAACTCCAATAGCAGCAGAGCACTGGCTAGGATCTCTGTATCTTCTCCTAACCATTCACCAACACAATCTACATCCACATCTACATCAGCACCTTCTCCTGATGtctcaaagcagcagcagcagcagcagcagccacAGCCACCAGCTGTAGTAGCAGTAAATCACAGATCTTCATCTCTTTCACCTGATTTAAGAAGTCTTTACCAGCAAGTCTTCACATCATTCCCACAGAACCCTCATTTCAATCCACTCTCAAACTTTACTGAAGAAACCAAAGAAGGTCTGAAACTAGGGTTAGATGTGTCTTTCGTCAATTTTGTCAAGAAATTTCACATCCCTGTTGAGGAACCATCTGTGTTTCTTGCTGAAGTGGAGACCTACACAAAACAATTAGCTGAATTTGAGAATATGGGGTATGATGTTACCAAGTTAAAAGAGAGATTGAATCTGTTGAGAAGAAGAGCTGAGCAACACAAGGCTTTAAAATTTGCAATCGATGAATTACAGGAAGAAGAGAGAGAGAAGGAAGCAAAAGTTGAGGCTCAGGAGTTTCGATTGAAGGAGATCGAAGAAGAGAACAAGAGAATTACAAAGGCATTACAGTTGCAGAAAATCGAGATCGAGAATGTTaatatgaagaagagaaagattaTGGAAGATTCGTCTAGGAATATCAATGAGTTTAAGAGATTTGCAAGTAATTCGCCCTGGTCATAA